The following proteins are encoded in a genomic region of Bradyrhizobium sp. SK17:
- a CDS encoding acyl-CoA dehydrogenase: MSFRRDYLSKPIFSWARGVLPTMSDTEREALEAGDVWWDADLFTGNPDWSKLLAYAPAKLTDEESAFLHGPVDELCKMLDEWKINWEWRDLPPEVWAFIKAKKFFGMIIPKEFGGLGFSPYAHSEVVRKISSRSLTAAVTVMVPNSLGPGELLMRFGTREQQDKWLPRLAAGQDIPCFGLTSPEAGSDAASMIDSGIICKGNFEGREVIGLRLNWHKRYITLGPVATLLGLAFKAYDPDHLVGTQDELGITVALIPTHLPGVSIGRRHLPAMQVFQNGPNWGKDVFIPLDYIIGGQERLGQGWKMLMTALAAGRGISLPSLSAAGAAYAARTTGAYARIREQFGISISKFEGIEEPLARIAGTAYLLDAARRLTCAALNEGHHPAVISGIMKLHATERMRIAIDDAMDIHGGKAVIDGPQNYLGGLYRSVPVGITVEGANILTRNLIVFGQGAIRAHPYLLQEMNALGETDRDKGLTAFDTAFWKHVGHSFATMFRAWGRSWSFGLFAPAPDAGDATEFYRQLSRYSSAFALCADMALLTLGGALKRKEMLSARFGDILSELYLLSAALKRWQDEGRQKDDLPALEWCMASGFKTIENRFAEILANLPNRPVAWLLKFLIQPFGARVTGPSDRVVQQCAQLVLSPSAARDRLTPDLAFVDDDGGIARLEKAFRLVTAAEDAAKQLRAARLQDWKEGVKKGVITQDDGEKLAAAHEAVAKVIEVDDFAPEALSPIYKKSADVHQFFQELGEQRAAS, from the coding sequence ATGAGCTTCCGCCGCGATTACCTTTCCAAGCCGATCTTCTCCTGGGCGCGTGGCGTGCTGCCGACGATGTCGGACACCGAGCGCGAGGCTCTGGAAGCCGGCGACGTCTGGTGGGACGCCGATCTGTTCACCGGCAATCCCGACTGGTCGAAACTGCTGGCCTATGCGCCGGCGAAACTGACCGACGAGGAGAGCGCTTTCCTGCACGGTCCGGTCGACGAGCTCTGCAAGATGCTCGACGAGTGGAAGATCAACTGGGAATGGCGCGATCTGCCGCCCGAGGTCTGGGCTTTCATCAAGGCCAAGAAATTCTTCGGCATGATCATTCCGAAGGAATTCGGCGGCCTCGGCTTCTCGCCCTATGCGCATTCCGAAGTGGTGCGCAAGATTTCCTCGCGCTCGCTGACCGCGGCCGTCACCGTGATGGTGCCGAACTCGCTCGGGCCGGGCGAATTGTTGATGCGCTTCGGCACCAGGGAGCAGCAGGACAAATGGCTGCCACGGCTGGCCGCCGGCCAGGACATTCCCTGCTTCGGCTTGACCAGCCCGGAGGCCGGCTCCGATGCCGCCTCGATGATCGACAGCGGCATCATCTGCAAGGGCAATTTCGAGGGACGCGAAGTCATCGGGCTGAGGCTGAACTGGCACAAGCGCTACATCACGCTCGGTCCGGTCGCGACGCTGCTCGGGCTCGCGTTCAAGGCCTATGATCCGGATCACCTGGTCGGTACCCAGGACGAACTCGGCATCACGGTCGCGCTGATCCCGACCCATCTGCCCGGCGTCTCGATCGGCCGCCGACATCTGCCGGCGATGCAGGTGTTCCAGAACGGCCCGAACTGGGGCAAGGACGTCTTCATCCCGCTCGACTACATCATCGGCGGCCAGGAGCGCCTCGGCCAGGGCTGGAAGATGCTGATGACGGCGCTTGCCGCCGGCCGCGGCATCTCGCTGCCGTCGCTGTCGGCCGCCGGTGCGGCCTACGCCGCGCGCACCACCGGCGCCTATGCCCGCATCCGCGAACAGTTCGGCATTTCGATCTCCAAGTTCGAGGGCATCGAGGAGCCGCTGGCGCGCATCGCCGGCACCGCCTATCTGCTCGACGCCGCGCGGCGCCTGACCTGCGCCGCGCTGAACGAGGGGCATCATCCCGCCGTCATATCGGGGATCATGAAGCTCCACGCCACCGAGCGGATGCGGATCGCGATCGACGACGCGATGGACATCCATGGCGGCAAGGCCGTGATCGACGGGCCGCAGAATTATCTCGGCGGGCTCTACCGCTCGGTGCCGGTCGGCATCACGGTCGAGGGCGCCAACATCCTGACCCGCAATCTGATCGTGTTCGGGCAAGGTGCGATCCGCGCGCATCCCTATCTGTTGCAGGAGATGAACGCGCTCGGTGAGACCGATCGCGACAAGGGCCTGACCGCGTTCGACACCGCGTTCTGGAAGCATGTCGGCCACAGCTTCGCGACCATGTTCCGCGCCTGGGGCCGCAGCTGGAGCTTCGGCCTGTTCGCACCGGCGCCGGATGCCGGCGACGCGACCGAGTTCTATCGCCAGCTCTCGCGTTATTCGTCGGCGTTCGCGCTGTGCGCCGACATGGCGCTGCTGACCCTCGGCGGCGCGCTGAAGCGCAAGGAGATGCTCTCGGCGCGGTTCGGTGACATCCTCTCGGAGCTGTATCTGCTGTCCGCTGCGCTGAAGCGCTGGCAGGACGAGGGCCGACAGAAGGACGATCTTCCCGCACTCGAATGGTGCATGGCATCGGGCTTCAAGACCATCGAGAATCGTTTCGCGGAAATCCTCGCCAATCTGCCCAACCGCCCGGTGGCATGGCTATTGAAATTCCTGATCCAGCCGTTCGGCGCCCGCGTCACCGGTCCGTCGGACCGTGTCGTGCAGCAATGCGCCCAGCTCGTGCTGTCGCCATCGGCGGCGCGCGATCGCCTGACGCCAGATCTCGCCTTTGTCGACGACGACGGCGGCATCGCGCGGCTGGAGAAGGCCTTCCGCCTGGTCACCGCGGCCGAGGATGCCGCCAAGCAGCTGCGTGCGGCGCGGCTTCAGGACTGGAAGGAGGGCGTCAAGAAGGGCGTCATCACCCAGGATGACGGCGAGAAGCTCGCTGCCGCCCATGAGGCCGTCGCGAAGGTCATCGAGGTCGATGATTTTGCGCCGGAGGCGCTGTCCCCGATTTACAAGAAATCCGCCGACGTGCATCAGTTCTTCCAGGAACTGGGTGAGCAGAGGGCGGCGAGCTGA
- a CDS encoding 3-hydroxyacyl-CoA dehydrogenase NAD-binding domain-containing protein codes for MDSRIMDLLADRVLELGPKPTADSPYRNFKLTRDEDGIAWLLFDRAGVSANTLSADLLEELDAIVSALESQRPTGLVVRSAKKSGFIAGADVNEFRGVSDPGAVETQIGRAHAVIDRLEALRVPSVAVIHGFCLGGGLEVALACQMRIAIDDARFGFPEVMLGLHPGLGGTVRFTELVNPMQAMTLMLTGKTIDARRAKSLGLVDAVTQERHVRNAVKDAVFGRLKRAKPGALNSLLNLGPVRGLLASRMRSEAEKAAPRKHYPAPYALIDLWEKHAGNRTAMLNAEKTSFAKLMVTPTAQNLIRVFFLREQMKKMAGSGNKVAHVHVIGAGAMGGDIAAWCANQDMRVTLADMKAEPIAGAMKRAAELFGKIMRKKIDQRDALDRLVPDMDGEGVRNADLIIEAVPEKLELKQKVYAGLEPKMKPGAILATNTSSIPLQDLRTTLARPERLLGLHFFNPVSRLQLVEVVSHDGTDAAMLKEALAFVGAIDRLPLPVKSSPGFLVNRALTPYMLEAMMMLDEKTDQRLIDAAAIEFGMPMGPIELADQVGLDICLDVGDMLRSKFGDTLPPTPAWLREKVARGELGRKTGKGFYTWKDGKAEKAPLPDTGPKVSDEMIDRLVLPISNVCVAALREGIVDNPDTVDGAMIFGTGYAPFRGGPLNYARSRGVDNIVSTMQTLMRKFGGRFAPDTGWEGFK; via the coding sequence ATGGATTCACGGATCATGGACCTTCTCGCCGATCGCGTGCTCGAACTCGGGCCGAAGCCGACCGCCGACAGCCCCTACAGGAATTTCAAGCTGACCCGCGACGAGGACGGCATCGCGTGGCTGCTGTTCGACCGCGCCGGCGTCAGCGCCAACACGCTGTCGGCCGACCTGCTCGAAGAGCTCGACGCCATCGTCTCGGCGCTGGAAAGCCAGCGGCCGACCGGGCTCGTGGTGCGCTCAGCAAAAAAGAGCGGCTTCATCGCCGGTGCCGACGTCAATGAATTCCGCGGCGTAAGCGATCCCGGCGCGGTCGAGACCCAGATCGGCCGGGCGCATGCGGTGATCGACCGGCTGGAGGCGCTGCGCGTGCCGTCGGTCGCGGTGATCCACGGCTTCTGCCTCGGCGGCGGCCTCGAGGTCGCGCTGGCCTGCCAGATGCGGATCGCGATCGACGATGCGAGGTTCGGTTTTCCCGAGGTGATGCTCGGCCTGCATCCCGGCCTCGGCGGCACCGTGCGGTTCACCGAGCTGGTCAACCCGATGCAGGCGATGACCCTGATGCTGACCGGCAAGACGATCGATGCGCGCCGCGCCAAATCGCTCGGCCTGGTCGATGCGGTCACGCAGGAACGCCACGTCCGCAACGCGGTCAAGGATGCGGTGTTCGGCCGGCTGAAGCGCGCCAAGCCAGGTGCGCTCAACTCGCTGCTCAATCTTGGTCCGGTCAGGGGCTTGCTCGCCTCGCGGATGCGCAGCGAGGCCGAGAAGGCGGCGCCGCGCAAGCACTATCCGGCGCCCTATGCGCTGATCGATCTCTGGGAGAAGCACGCTGGCAATCGCACGGCGATGCTGAATGCGGAGAAGACCTCGTTCGCCAAGCTGATGGTGACGCCGACGGCGCAGAATCTGATCCGCGTCTTCTTCCTGCGCGAGCAGATGAAGAAGATGGCAGGCTCCGGCAACAAGGTTGCGCACGTCCATGTCATCGGCGCCGGTGCGATGGGCGGCGACATCGCCGCCTGGTGCGCCAACCAGGACATGCGGGTCACGCTCGCCGACATGAAAGCCGAGCCGATCGCGGGCGCGATGAAGCGCGCCGCCGAGCTGTTCGGCAAGATCATGCGCAAGAAAATCGATCAGCGCGACGCGCTCGACCGGCTGGTCCCCGACATGGACGGCGAGGGCGTGCGCAACGCCGACCTGATCATCGAGGCGGTGCCGGAAAAGCTCGAGCTGAAGCAGAAGGTCTATGCCGGCCTCGAACCGAAGATGAAGCCGGGCGCGATCCTCGCCACCAACACCTCGAGCATTCCGTTGCAGGATCTGCGCACCACGTTGGCGCGGCCGGAGCGGCTGCTCGGGCTGCATTTCTTCAATCCGGTGTCGCGGCTGCAACTCGTCGAGGTCGTGAGCCATGACGGCACCGACGCCGCGATGCTCAAGGAGGCGCTCGCCTTCGTCGGCGCCATCGACCGCCTGCCGCTGCCGGTGAAGAGCTCGCCGGGCTTCCTCGTCAACCGTGCGCTGACGCCCTACATGCTGGAAGCGATGATGATGCTGGACGAGAAGACCGACCAGCGTCTGATCGACGCCGCCGCGATCGAGTTCGGCATGCCGATGGGGCCGATCGAACTGGCCGACCAGGTCGGCCTCGATATCTGCCTCGATGTCGGCGACATGCTGCGCTCGAAGTTCGGGGATACCTTGCCGCCGACGCCGGCCTGGCTGCGGGAAAAAGTCGCCAGGGGCGAGCTCGGCCGCAAGACCGGCAAGGGCTTCTACACCTGGAAGGACGGCAAGGCCGAGAAAGCGCCGCTGCCGGACACCGGCCCGAAGGTCAGCGACGAAATGATCGACCGCCTGGTGCTGCCGATCTCGAATGTCTGCGTGGCCGCTTTGCGCGAGGGCATCGTCGACAATCCCGACACGGTCGACGGCGCGATGATCTTCGGCACCGGCTATGCGCCGTTCCGCGGCGGCCCGCTCAACTATGCGCGCAGCCGCGGCGTCGACAATATCGTGTCGACGATGCAAACCTTGATGCGCAAGTTCGGCGGACGATTTGCGCCGGACACCGGCTGGGAGGGCTTCAAGTGA
- a CDS encoding SMP-30/gluconolactonase/LRE family protein, producing MTRQQQRDPDEAQRDPHVSRRTLVQGLAVAAAATATGARGALAQNAPAPVGPPTTITSPPRDFSPRGAPTTYFWDPDVIAVDPAFNDLAQPNTSIKRLYTGVLWAEGPAWSSQGRYLLWSDIPNNRQMRWSEDDGHVSVFRMPSNYSNGNSFDFQGRQLSCEHLTRRVVRYENDGTATVLADSYNGKKLNSPNDIVAHPDGSYWFTDPPYGGQLYEGEPDAAGGPGNSAGKLNPRIGQPPGFAPFKRELPTNCYRIDPSGRIDLVVAEDQVPDPNGICFSPDYKKLYVVSTGKGPGDTGPGGKGDVFVFDVGADNKPVNGKRFSDFTIDGVKCGPDGIRCDVNGNVWCSSNAGRAVGYNGATCWSPEGKPLGRIRLPEVCGNITFGGPKRNRLFMAASQSLYAVYTATQGQGRPSLREAWRRRNPPAPSPAT from the coding sequence ATGACACGCCAACAGCAGCGCGATCCAGACGAAGCGCAACGCGATCCACACGTATCACGACGAACGCTGGTCCAGGGGCTCGCGGTTGCCGCCGCTGCCACCGCCACGGGAGCTCGCGGCGCGCTGGCGCAGAACGCGCCGGCTCCGGTCGGGCCACCGACGACGATCACCAGCCCGCCGCGCGACTTCAGTCCGCGCGGTGCGCCGACCACCTATTTCTGGGACCCCGACGTCATCGCGGTCGATCCGGCCTTCAACGACCTTGCCCAGCCGAACACCTCGATCAAGCGGCTTTACACCGGCGTGTTGTGGGCGGAAGGCCCGGCCTGGAGTTCGCAGGGCCGCTATCTGCTTTGGAGCGACATTCCCAACAACCGGCAGATGCGCTGGTCGGAGGACGACGGCCATGTCAGCGTCTTCCGTATGCCGTCGAACTACTCGAACGGCAATTCGTTCGACTTCCAGGGGCGTCAGCTGTCCTGCGAACATCTCACCCGCCGCGTCGTGCGCTACGAGAACGACGGCACCGCGACCGTGCTTGCCGACAGCTACAACGGCAAGAAGCTGAACTCGCCGAACGACATCGTCGCGCATCCGGACGGCAGCTACTGGTTCACCGATCCGCCCTACGGCGGCCAGCTCTACGAGGGCGAGCCCGATGCGGCCGGCGGCCCGGGCAATTCGGCCGGCAAGCTCAATCCGCGGATCGGCCAGCCGCCGGGTTTCGCGCCGTTCAAGCGCGAGCTGCCGACCAATTGCTATCGCATCGACCCGTCCGGCCGCATCGATCTCGTGGTGGCCGAGGATCAGGTGCCGGACCCGAACGGCATCTGCTTCTCGCCCGACTACAAGAAGCTCTATGTGGTCTCGACCGGCAAGGGACCGGGCGACACCGGTCCCGGCGGCAAGGGCGACGTGTTCGTGTTCGACGTCGGCGCCGACAACAAGCCTGTCAACGGCAAGCGGTTCAGCGATTTCACGATCGACGGCGTGAAGTGCGGGCCGGACGGCATCCGCTGCGACGTCAACGGCAATGTCTGGTGCTCGAGCAATGCCGGCCGCGCCGTGGGTTATAACGGTGCGACCTGCTGGTCGCCGGAAGGCAAGCCGCTCGGCCGCATCCGGCTGCCCGAGGTCTGCGGCAACATCACCTTCGGCGGCCCCAAGCGCAACCGCCTGTTCATGGCGGCAAGTCAGTCGCTCTACGCGGTCTATACCGCGACCCAGGGGCAGGGCCGGCCTAGCTTGCGGGAGGCTTGGCGTCGGCGTAATCCGCCGGCGCCATCCCCTGCTACCTGA
- a CDS encoding TetR/AcrR family transcriptional regulator, producing the protein MTLISEHSETDTRERILVVAERLFRQIGYLKTTVADIAKELRMSPANVYRFFDSKKSIHESVARRLMGEVEVEAQRIARSEGPAATRLRQMMTTINRMNTERYVGDSKLHEMVEIAMQEDWDVCVAHMELIGQTIGEVIAQGVASGEFEVEDLEVAALCACTAMMRFFHPQMIAQCAEKPGPTIDQMIDFVIAGLSPRARAH; encoded by the coding sequence ATGACACTGATCTCGGAACATAGCGAAACCGACACCCGCGAACGGATTCTCGTGGTGGCGGAGCGCTTGTTCCGGCAGATCGGCTACCTGAAGACCACGGTCGCCGACATCGCCAAAGAGCTGCGGATGAGCCCCGCCAACGTGTACCGCTTCTTCGATTCGAAGAAGTCGATCCACGAAAGTGTGGCGCGCAGGCTGATGGGCGAGGTCGAGGTCGAGGCGCAGCGCATCGCGCGATCGGAGGGGCCAGCGGCGACGCGCTTGCGCCAGATGATGACGACCATCAATCGCATGAACACCGAACGCTATGTCGGCGATTCCAAACTGCACGAGATGGTCGAGATCGCGATGCAGGAAGATTGGGACGTCTGCGTCGCCCACATGGAACTGATCGGCCAGACGATCGGTGAGGTGATCGCGCAGGGCGTGGCCTCGGGCGAGTTCGAGGTCGAGGATCTCGAGGTCGCCGCGCTGTGCGCCTGCACGGCGATGATGCGGTTCTTCCACCCGCAGATGATTGCCCAATGCGCGGAAAAGCCGGGCCCGACCATCGACCAGATGATCGATTTCGTCATCGCCGGCCTGTCGCCGCGCGCCCGCGCTCATTGA
- a CDS encoding acetyl-CoA C-acetyltransferase codes for MARPVFIVDGSRTPFLKARSGPGPFTPVDLAVQCGRPLLARQPFAPTAFDQVILGCVNVIADEMNPARVAALRLGMGEQMTAFTVQINCGSGMQSIDTGYRYIREGISDLILAGGAEALSHAPLVWPNSGVRWFAGFAGAKGLGAKIAAALKVKPSYFKPIIGLERGLTDPITELNMGQTAEKVGHLFGITRAQSDAYAAESHQRLATAQKDGFLKGEVETAFSRDGKFYDHDDGVRPDSTSETLAKLKPVFERPWGQVTAGNSSQITDGASWVILASEKAVAQHGLTPKAVILDSQWSALDPSIMGLGPVLSASALLKRNGMTLQDVETWELNEAFATQVLGCLAAWADERFCREILGLDGAAGEIDRARLNVDGGAISLGHPVGTSGNRIVLHLVNAMKRLGTRRGVATECIGGGQGGAMLIETV; via the coding sequence ATGGCGCGACCAGTCTTTATCGTCGACGGCAGCCGGACGCCGTTCCTGAAGGCGCGCTCCGGTCCCGGCCCATTCACCCCGGTCGATCTCGCCGTGCAATGCGGCCGGCCGCTGCTGGCGCGGCAGCCGTTCGCGCCCACCGCCTTCGACCAGGTCATCCTCGGCTGCGTCAACGTGATCGCCGACGAGATGAACCCGGCGCGGGTCGCGGCACTGCGGCTCGGCATGGGCGAGCAGATGACAGCCTTCACGGTGCAGATCAATTGCGGCTCCGGCATGCAATCGATCGATACTGGATATCGGTATATCCGCGAGGGCATCTCCGATCTGATTCTCGCCGGCGGCGCCGAGGCGTTGAGCCACGCGCCGCTGGTCTGGCCGAACTCGGGCGTGCGCTGGTTTGCCGGCTTCGCCGGCGCCAAGGGCTTGGGCGCCAAGATCGCCGCGGCGCTGAAGGTCAAGCCGAGCTACTTCAAGCCGATCATCGGCCTCGAGCGCGGGCTGACCGACCCGATCACCGAGCTCAACATGGGGCAGACTGCCGAGAAGGTCGGCCATCTCTTCGGCATCACCCGCGCGCAATCCGATGCTTACGCCGCCGAAAGCCATCAGCGGCTCGCCACCGCGCAGAAGGACGGCTTCCTCAAGGGCGAGGTCGAGACCGCGTTCTCCCGTGACGGCAAGTTCTACGACCATGACGATGGCGTCCGCCCGGATTCGACATCGGAGACGCTGGCGAAGCTGAAGCCGGTGTTCGAGCGGCCCTGGGGCCAGGTCACCGCCGGCAATTCCTCGCAGATCACCGACGGTGCGTCCTGGGTGATCCTGGCGTCGGAGAAGGCGGTAGCGCAGCACGGCCTGACGCCGAAGGCCGTCATCCTCGACAGCCAATGGTCCGCGCTCGATCCCTCGATCATGGGCCTCGGCCCGGTGCTGTCGGCGAGCGCGCTGTTGAAGCGCAACGGGATGACGCTGCAAGATGTCGAGACCTGGGAGCTGAACGAGGCCTTTGCCACCCAGGTGCTCGGCTGCCTCGCGGCGTGGGCCGACGAGAGATTCTGCCGCGAGATCCTCGGGCTCGACGGCGCGGCGGGCGAGATCGACCGCGCCAGGCTGAACGTCGATGGCGGCGCGATCAGCCTCGGCCATCCGGTCGGCACCAGCGGCAACCGCATCGTGCTGCATCTGGTCAATGCGATGAAGCGGCTCGGCACCAGGCGCGGCGTCGCCACCGAATGCATCGGTGGCGGGCAGGGCGGCGCGATGTTGATAGAGACGGTGTGA
- a CDS encoding DeoR/GlpR family DNA-binding transcription regulator, with the protein MAGLSHRQTEILNIARAFGRVMVEDLAKRFEVSAQTIRKDLNDLCDERSLTRIHGGAIIASGVENLAYEARRFVAAEEKKAIGAAAAARIPNGCSLFINIGTTTEEVASALTSHEDLLVITNNLNVAMLLYRHPRIEVVVAGGTVRRADGAVVGSTATQLIGQFKVDYAIIGASAIDEEGALLDFDYREVQVAQAIIANARNVMLVSDATKLRRSAPVRIAHMSQIQTFVTDSPLPAGLANICHSRGIEVVVAMDKPSSDIDDTGTDVAPATLRSA; encoded by the coding sequence GTGGCCGGACTCTCCCATCGCCAGACTGAAATCCTCAACATTGCACGCGCGTTCGGCCGGGTCATGGTCGAGGACCTTGCCAAGCGATTCGAGGTGTCGGCGCAGACCATCCGCAAGGACCTCAACGATCTCTGCGACGAGCGCTCGCTGACCCGCATCCATGGCGGCGCGATCATCGCCTCCGGCGTCGAGAACCTCGCCTACGAGGCGCGCCGCTTCGTCGCCGCCGAGGAGAAGAAGGCGATCGGCGCCGCCGCGGCCGCGCGGATTCCGAACGGCTGCTCGCTGTTCATCAACATCGGCACCACCACGGAAGAGGTCGCGAGCGCGCTGACCTCGCACGAGGACCTCCTGGTCATCACCAACAACCTCAACGTCGCGATGCTGCTGTATCGCCATCCGCGCATCGAGGTGGTGGTCGCCGGCGGCACGGTGCGTCGCGCCGACGGTGCCGTGGTCGGCTCCACCGCAACGCAACTGATCGGCCAGTTCAAGGTCGATTACGCCATCATCGGCGCATCCGCGATCGACGAGGAGGGCGCGCTGCTCGACTTCGACTATCGCGAGGTGCAGGTGGCGCAGGCGATCATCGCCAATGCGCGCAACGTCATGCTGGTGTCGGATGCGACCAAGCTCCGCCGCAGCGCGCCGGTGCGCATCGCCCATATGAGCCAGATCCAGACCTTCGTGACCGATTCGCCGCTGCCCGCCGGCCTCGCCAACATCTGCCACAGCAGAGGCATCGAGGTGGTGGTGGCGATGGACAAGCCGTCGAGCGACATCGACGACACCGGCACAGACGTCGCACCGGCGACGCTGCGCAGCGCCTAG
- a CDS encoding HAD family phosphatase, protein MSQVRTVSQTQGKASQTPGKALLFDIDGTLADTDPLHLAAFNQVLGPHGHAFDHARFGKELQGFSNASIGERFLAHEPPERRAIILGEKERVFRELVRGQIVPVPGLTALLDQADGAGVPMVAVTNAPRPNAELLLSGLGITHRFKAIVIGDELAHGKPHPLPYLEGLRLAGASAEGAVAFEDSRSGIQSATAAGIATIGMRTGLSHADLIAAGAVASARAFDDPELIGLVASIMAW, encoded by the coding sequence ATGTCGCAGGTACGCACGGTGTCGCAGACACAAGGCAAAGCGTCGCAGACACCAGGCAAGGCGCTGCTGTTCGATATCGACGGCACGCTGGCCGATACTGATCCGCTTCATCTTGCCGCGTTCAACCAGGTGCTCGGCCCGCACGGACATGCGTTCGATCACGCCCGCTTCGGCAAGGAATTGCAGGGCTTTTCCAACGCGTCGATCGGCGAGCGCTTTCTTGCTCATGAACCGCCGGAACGCCGCGCCATCATCCTTGGCGAGAAGGAGCGGGTATTCCGCGAACTGGTCCGCGGCCAGATCGTGCCGGTACCGGGATTGACGGCATTGCTCGACCAGGCCGACGGCGCCGGCGTGCCGATGGTGGCGGTGACCAACGCGCCGCGCCCGAATGCCGAATTGCTGCTGTCGGGACTTGGCATCACGCACCGCTTCAAGGCGATCGTGATCGGCGACGAGTTGGCGCATGGCAAGCCGCATCCGTTGCCCTATCTCGAAGGCCTGCGGCTCGCAGGCGCCTCCGCCGAGGGCGCAGTTGCGTTCGAGGATTCGCGTTCCGGCATCCAGTCCGCCACTGCCGCCGGCATCGCGACGATCGGGATGCGCACCGGACTGAGCCATGCCGATCTGATCGCGGCCGGCGCAGTCGCCAGCGCTCGGGCATTCGACGATCCCGAATTGATCGGGCTGGTCGCATCCATCATGGCATGGTGA
- a CDS encoding acyl-CoA thioesterase, translating into MPADTNANGDIFGGWLLSQMDVGGGVFASKVAKSRTVTVAIDAMNFRKAVYVGDLVSVHANLVRVGRTSITVHLEAWVLRRREQQSILVTDGNFTYVSIDDQGHPQPIQRDGATIAT; encoded by the coding sequence ATGCCGGCCGACACCAACGCCAATGGCGATATTTTCGGCGGCTGGCTGCTCAGCCAGATGGACGTCGGCGGCGGCGTATTCGCCTCCAAGGTCGCGAAGTCGCGCACCGTGACGGTCGCGATCGACGCGATGAACTTCCGCAAGGCGGTCTATGTCGGCGATCTCGTCTCGGTGCATGCCAATCTCGTGCGGGTCGGCCGCACCTCGATCACCGTGCATCTGGAAGCCTGGGTGCTGCGCCGCCGCGAGCAGCAGTCGATCCTGGTCACCGACGGCAATTTCACCTACGTCTCGATCGACGATCAGGGCCATCCGCAACCGATCCAGCGCGACGGCGCGACGATTGCGACGTGA
- a CDS encoding flavin reductase family protein — MTAKDLHFYEPKNGHGLKHDPFNAIVAPRPIGWISSRDEAGNVNLAPYSFFNAFCYVPPIIGFSSTNWKDSVANIQDTGEFVWNLATMDLAKHMNATAAHVARDVDEFKLAGLTQIAGKLVNVPRVAESPVSFECKVSQIIQLQGADGKKAEAWLTLGEVVAVHIDKAFIKDGVYQTGLAHPIVRAGRRGDYFEIKPENMFEMIRPD; from the coding sequence GTGACCGCGAAAGACCTGCATTTCTACGAGCCGAAGAACGGCCACGGCCTGAAGCACGATCCGTTCAACGCGATCGTGGCGCCGCGCCCGATCGGCTGGATCTCCTCGCGCGACGAGGCCGGCAACGTCAACCTCGCGCCCTACAGCTTCTTCAACGCGTTCTGCTACGTGCCGCCGATCATCGGCTTCTCCTCCACTAACTGGAAGGACAGCGTCGCCAACATCCAGGACACTGGCGAGTTTGTCTGGAACCTGGCGACGATGGATCTCGCCAAGCACATGAATGCGACCGCGGCGCATGTCGCGCGCGACGTCGACGAGTTCAAGCTGGCGGGGTTGACGCAGATCGCCGGCAAGCTCGTCAACGTGCCGCGCGTCGCCGAAAGCCCGGTGTCGTTCGAATGCAAGGTGAGCCAGATCATCCAGTTGCAGGGCGCCGACGGCAAGAAGGCCGAGGCCTGGCTGACGCTCGGCGAGGTCGTCGCCGTCCACATCGACAAGGCCTTCATCAAGGACGGCGTCTACCAGACCGGTCTCGCGCACCCGATCGTCCGTGCCGGCAGGCGAGGGGACTATTTCGAGATCAAACCGGAAAACATGTTCGAGATGATCCGGCCGGATTGA